CGAACGGCTCGCAGATGATGATCTTCACGTCCGGCAGCGCCGCCTTCGTGTCCGCCAGCAGCTTGGTGAAACCGGTGTCGTAGTCTTCGACGGTCCCGTTGTAGCGCCCGCCGAGCTTGTGCCAGATGTCGTTGACGCCGATCAGAATGCTCAGCACGTCCGGCTTGATGTCCAGCGTGTCCTTCTGCCACCGGGCCTGCAAGTCGGGAACCTTGTGCCCGCTGATCCCGCGGTTATAGATCTTCAGATTCTGGTACGGATACTTTCCGAGCAGCGCCATCGCCGCCATCATCGGATACCCGTTGCCGAGCTGCCCCAGATCATTGGGCGACCCTTCGCGCCCGCGATTGCGACCCGCATCCGTGATCGAGTCGCCCTGAAACAGAATCACCGCCCCTTCCTTGAGCGGCGAAGCGCCATCAGCGGCGCGCGCCTTGGGCGTCAGCAACTCGGTCATCGAAAGCGCGCTGCCGGCGGCGGCGAGCTGCATCATCGTGCGGCGGGAAATCGATTGCGACATGGGGGGCTCCTAAAAAAGGTGTCAGCGGTCAGGTGTCAGCGATCAGCCAGTCGTCGCCGCCGTCCTTTGCTGACGGCTGACGCCTGACCGCTGAAAGCTTTTAAGTCAGCGGCTTCATCGCGTCGCTGACGCCGTGGATCATGAAGCCGCCGTCGATGTTGATGCATTCGCCGTTGACGAATCGGCCGGCGGGGCTGGCGAGGTAGACGACGGCGCCGGCGATTTCGTCGGGGGTGCCGAAGCGCTGCATGGGGGTGCATTCAAGAATGCGCCGGCCGCGGTCGCCGCTCTGAAGAATCTGCCGATTCTGATCCGCGGGGACGAAGCCCGGCGCGATGCCGTTGACG
The nucleotide sequence above comes from Planctomycetota bacterium. Encoded proteins:
- a CDS encoding lipolytic protein G-D-S-L family → MSQSISRRTMMQLAAAGSALSMTELLTPKARAADGASPLKEGAVILFQGDSITDAGRNRGREGSPNDLGQLGNGYPMMAAMALLGKYPYQNLKIYNRGISGHKVPDLQARWQKDTLDIKPDVLSILIGVNDIWHKLGGRYNGTVEDYDTGFTKLLADTKAALPDVKIIICEPFVLKTGAVNDKWFPEFDERRAVAKKVADAAGATWMACQAMFDEAAKHAPMNHWLGDGVHPTTAGHALFAATWLETMKL